The window TCGCGTCGCTTGACCCCAAAACGCTGGCCGAACTCCGTGGTCACCTCAACGTGGCTCACCGCTTGGGGTTGTTTCTCAGTCAATTGCACGGCGGTGGCATCGACCACGCTCGCTTGACCTTCCGCGGCGAAGTCTCCGGCAAAGACACCCGAGTTCTCAACAACGCGTTCTGCGCTGGCCTGCTGGAACGTGTGGTCGAAGACGCCAACGTGATCAACTCGGAAATGCTGCTTCGCGAACGCGGCATTGAACTGACCTGCGAACGCGTCGGCGACAAAGGTGCCTTCACCAGCAGCATCACCGCTGAGGTCAGCGGCAACGGCAAAACCGTTCAAGCCGGTGCCGCAATCCTCGGTCATGAAATGCCTCGCTTGATTTTGGTCAACGGCTATCGCCTGGAATCGTTCTTGGATGGCAAACTGTTGGTCTTTGTCCACAAGGACGTGCCTGGAATCATCGGTCGTGTCGGAACGACATTCGGCAGCCACGGCGTCAACATCGCTCAGATGGCGGTCGGACGAGAAGGCGACGCTCCCGGCGGTGCAGCCATAGGCGTTCTCAGCCTGGACGGCGAAGTGCCGACCGCGGCACTCGATGACTTGCTCGCCATTGATGCAATCACGGAATGCCAAGTCATCGACATGCCCGGTGCTGGCCAATTGCCAAGCTGGCTCAGCTAGGCGTTGCCTTTCGAAAGGTCAGATGCCTTTTCGGATGATGCCCGATCGCAGCAAACATGACAGCAAGAAATGAAAAAGGCTCGGTGAGATCACCGAGCCTTTTTTGTTGAACTGAGCCTTTTTAGTCGACATTGTATCGTCGCATCACTGCTTCTAAGCACGTGAGCTGAGTCATTGGGCTTGATCACGTCGCGGCGTCTCTCCGAGACGCTGTCATTTGCGAGTCTCAGAGAGACTCGCCTACGTGAGGTTCTACCCGATCATTCCTGCCGACCTGATTGAGCCAATTGTCTAATCAGCGAACAATTCGAGCCGCGGATGTCGCCATCACGTGCGGCGTATCGATACCTTTCAAATACCCGCTCTCGCCGGTCACCCGAATGGTGGCTCCCAGATGCGAGTGCACATCAACACCGGGCGCGGGAGTGATGTAGGCAAGCGTTCGTCCGCCGCGATCGGTGATCGCATAAGGTGGGCGTGTCGGATCGGCTGAATAAACCTCTACCAAAGTTCCTTCATGAACGGGCAAGGCCGCTGGTGCGGGTGCCGGAACTTCATGAGCAACCGTCGCGGTGTTTTGAACTGGCAGGGTCGCCGGAGCCTGATTCATAGAAGATGGTTGAGAGCCATAGTTGATCTGCGAGCCCGTTGTGGCAACCGACGAAATCGGCGCGACATTTGAGTGAATCGTCGGAACGGGCGTGATTGGCGTGGGCAATCCCAACGTCTGGACAACCGTTTCCCCATCTCTTCGTTGGGCAACGACCTGATACTCCCGGCAACGAGTCGCCAAGGCGTGCAGTTGCAAGCGTTCAGCGGCTTCCGCAACCAAACCGATTTCGGGTGCCGATGCTCCACGAGCCATCAGCTTTGAAAACAAAACTGGCAAGGTCGCCACATCGGATTGAGCAACATCGCGTTGCACTTGTTCCATTTGAGCCGCTGCGATGGTTCGCAACTTAGGCGTAGCGGGCGGAAAGACTGCCGAGACCTGCTGGATGCCCGAAGGCTGACTCGGATTGATCGAGCCACCCGCCGTCGTGACGATCCCGTTCCCGTCCACCATCCGTGGACGCGACGTGATCGTCATGGTCGAATCTTGCTGTGGCTGCACCGGCGAAAACGCAGCGGCGGAAGCAGTCGTCGATGCCACACTTGTACCGATTGGTAACACACCGCTGCCAACAACGGGTTCACTGGCAGGAACGGCAACGCTCGGTGAAGCAGACATCGTCTCTTCGTGCGCTACTGTGGCAACGTCGTTGGCGATCGTTTCAGTACGAGCGATTCGATGTTCTTCAATCGGCACCAAATCTGGAATGCGACGACTTGATCGTGTGACAGGTTCGAGATCAGCAGCCTCTTTGGAACCGCCACCGACCAACGACTCCAGCCCACGAGCAATTCGATCAGACAAACTTCGTGGGTGGTGGTCTTTCTTTTCTTCGATCTCCGCTCCGGGATGAGCTTGTTCTTCGTTGCGACTCAAACGAGCAACACGTTCGGCCAATTCGCGGCGTGGGTGCGATCGTTCGGCATCTGTCTCTCCAAGATGCGTGTCGGTGTCCAAGTCCCAATCTTCGTCCGCCACGTCAGCTTCGAACTGCGACATCGCCACGCGAGGTTGCGGGGCAGCAGGGGTGGGCTCAGTGTTTCCGTCCGGCAAGAACATATGCTGAGCCGGCTCGGGTCGCTTCAAACTCGCAACCAAAGCTTCCGCGGTTGCTGCGGTTTGATCGCGATGAATCCAGCGAAACTCGCCGGACGGTGGTACCACTCGGTACCAGGTTTGTGGCCCATCGGGCCCTTCCCGTTCGCTGCTTCCAACGATTGTGACTTCTTCACCTTTTGCCAGTTGAACTTGCCAGCGGTAGCGGCGAGCACGACCAAGATTGGTACCGATCCACGCAACGGTTTTGTCTTCCGTCACGGTCGCGGTTCCCAGAACATCACCACCGCTTTGTCGCTTTGGCTGGGCTTGCTGACCGAGCTTGACGGCGTCGGCAGCCACCCAGCAAAAACTTTGCTCGACCGGACGCACACCCAGCCATCCATCACCTGTTTCGACATAGACCTCAAGCTCTTGTCCGTGTCGCACCGATTCGGTCTTGTAATATTCGCCTGAAGGCCCACAACGCAGATGGGCTCCTTCATCGGATACAAACACCAGGTAGGGCTGGCTAACCGTGTTGGCGGCATTGTCCTGGCCATTCGCGGAACCAGTGACGGTCGCGACGAAGGCTAGACCGCCCAAAACGAATTTCAGAGCGAAGGATGAAAGCATCCCCGCATGCAGCGAAGGGGTGGCGGTGTGTTCGTTCATCAAAACACTGCGTATGGCGCGGAAAACCGGAAGGTGCCGCCTCCAGACCAGCCTGACGAGACGGCGATGCACATCAAAACAGGGCATCACACCGATCGATAGCTAGATTCCGCCGTCCGCGGCAAGATCAATCGCTCGCGGAACGCCGCCGAGCGGTCAATTTCAAACGCTCGTACCAATTCCCTAGGCTCGCCCTATCACTCAGTCCACTAACCAACGCGACTCACGCGTGACGGAAAGAATCGAGCTTCGGCGTGCGCGTCCTGGAAACCTCATCAGATCCGGTCTTCCGATCCGCTCGCCTGCAGGGCGGCAACAACTTCGCGAACCCGTTCCTCGGAAGTTTTCGGCGCCACCAAAGTCGCGTCCGCGGTTTGCACGACAATCAGATCGTGAACATCAATCGTCGCGATCGTGTGTCCAGGAGTCCCATGGATGATGCAACCCGTCGAATCAACGCTGACATGCGATCCAACAACAGCGTTTCCGAATTCATCAGCCGGGTGCAGACGAGAAACGGCCTGCCAGCTTCCGACATCATCCCAGTCGAATGGAGCCTCAATGACGACGACGGGTGAATGTCGTTCCATCACGGCGTAGTCGATCGACTTGCCTTCAATAGCGGCGAATTCTTTTTGCAGCACCTCGTCGTAATCGTCGGTGCCAATCGCATCCGAGATCGCCTGGATGTGCGAATACATTTCCGGCTCGTGTTGCTCAAGCGCGTCCAAAATCGTTTGAGCCTTCCAAAGGAAAATGCCGCTGTTCCACGAAAACGTTCCCTCGTCCAAATACTTCTTCGCGGTCGCCGAATCTGGTTTTTCGCGGAACGTTTTGACTTTGTACGCCTCGTGCCCTTCGATCACATCACCACGTTGGATGTAGCCAAACGATTCCGCGGGATAAGAAGGCTTGATCCCAAAGGTCACAATCGCATCAGGGTGTTCGGCCAAGATCGCTTCACCACGCCGAACGCCTTCGGCGAATTTGTCGTGCTGCAAAATCACGTGATCGGAAGGGCAAACCAACATCACCGCATCGGGATCTTCGTGAGCCACCAAGGCGGCTGCTAATCCCACGCAGGGAGCGGTGTCGCGACGGCATGGTTCGCCCACGATCGTTTCGCGGCGAAGTTCGGGCAGTTGTTCCGCAATTGGCTCCACCAACGCGACCGAAGTCAACACGTGTGTTCGCTCAGCCGGAATCACCGAACTAAGCCGATCTCGCGTGGCCTGAATCATCGTGCGATCGCCCGCCAGCGACAGCAATTGTTTGGGCTTGGCTTTCCGAGAAGCGGGCCAAAAGCGAGTTCCGCTGCCACCTGCCATGATGATTGCGTGAAGCATGAATCGAGTCCGTGTTGAAAGTCGAGTCGAATGGAGAAGATAATTCTGCGGCTACTTTTCCGATTGATTGATCCGCTCACGCAACAATTGCAATGCGGTGGAGAAGATCTCAACGTCGGGAGCGAGTTCTGCCGCCCGTTGTAATTGCTTTTCCGCTGCTGGCAAATCACCGGACAAATACAACGCCAATCCATACCGGTATTGAACGTCGGCGTTGTTGGATGCCAACTTTGCGTCGCGTCCCAACAGCGGCAGCTCATCACGTCGAAGCTGCACCGCTTTTTCGGAAGTTTGCTTCATCAATTCGTTCAGTGCCCCGCTGCCGCCGAACAACTGAACGATCGCTGACTGCGCCTCACGAGATTGAGCCGCGGCGGAGACCAATTGATCTAGCATCGCGGCGTAGTTGGTCCGCGGCCCGGACATGCTTGGCTGGACGCGAATGGCATTCTCGTAGGCTTTTGCAGCTTCCAAGTAATCGCCGCGTTGCTCGCTAAGCGATGCCCATGCCATGTGAGCGCCGGCTCGGTCCGACGCCAACATCAACTCATCTTCGATCGCATCGATCGCCAAGTCGGCTTGCTTTTGCCGCGTACCAGAAAGCGTCTGATAGCCACCTGACGACACCAACGCCTTCGTCGCTTCGCTGCGAACCAACTGAGAAGAATCCTTCAACAGTGGCATCAAAATTTTCACGGCGTCCGATGGACTGCTTGCTCCCATCACTCGCGCCGCCGTCGCCCGAAGAATCGGATGCTCACTCGGATCCTTCAAAACTGTTTTCGCGGCGGAGATCGCTTCTCGGCCTCGACCGTTCTGCAGAAGCTCATCCAGCGTTGTCGCACGTGCCAGCACAGGAGCGATCTCAGGAGGTTGTGTCACGTACCGCAGTGCTTTTGAAACGATGCCTGAATCGCCCGTTCGCAGTCCCGCCAGGATCTCGCCATAGTGTGCCGGAGTCTGGCGGTTGTCGCCATACCACTTCTCACAAGCTTCATCGCACCACTGATCGGTTTTCGAGATTGCGTCGGCGACTTCTTCATCGCCTTCCGAAGCAGCCAATAGCCAATCCTGGTACAGCGTCAGCGATTCTCGTTTGTCTGCGGAGATGCTTTCGAGCTGATCCTTTACATGGCAACTGCTGCATGCGTTCGGCGTCCCGATGGAAACGGATAGATCCGGCCGGGGAACTCGCAAGCTATGGTCGCGGCGTGGATCAACTTCCATGTACGTCGTGTGAGGCATGTGGCAATTGACGCACTTCGCACCCTCGGAACCAACCGCGTGATGATGATGAGATGGAACGTCATACTTTCCTGCGGCGTGCTGGTGGCAAGACGTACAAGTTTCATTGCCAGGATGCTTCAATTCCAACGAGTGCGGGTCATGACAGTCCGTGCATCGGATTCCCTTGTGAAACATCTTGCTCTGCACAAACGATCCATAGACATAAACTTCGTCTTTGATCTGCCCGTCATCGTGGTAAGTATCACCGCGAAGCAATTCCAAGTTGAAGTGACTGCAGAACGGATCGCCCGCCTGGTAGTCCGCATCCATCACACTCCTGCGACTGTGACACGGCGCGCACGCTTCCAATTGGCCGGTAGCGTCCTCGCCCTTTAATTGAGCAAGCCCGTAGCCATGGTGCCGATCCCAAAAAAGCGAGTTCCCACGAGCCATCTCGATGTGCAAACTTGCGGGACCGTGACAAGCTTCGCAACTAACGTCGATCTCTGAAAACGTTGTGTGGTAGGTCAGCGTTTCGACATCGTGGTTCGTCTTCAAGTTGGTCGAGTGACAATCCGCGCACATGGTTTGCCAACGCTGAGCCACACCGGTCCAGTGCAATGGGTCGTCGGGTTCAAGCTTCTCAGGCACATCCGGCGGACGCAAATAGAACCACTCTTCGCGCTGGGTATCCCAACTGATTCTCAAGACTTGCAAACGCCCGATCTCATCCTCGCTCGCCTCCGGATCGCGATCAAACTCGACCATGTATTGCTGCAGCGGGTCGACTCCGAACACATACTTCACCTCGAAATCCTGCATCTCACCATCGGGGCCTTCGGTATGGACCATGAACCGGCCGCCGTCTCGAAACAGTCGGTTCTGCAATCCGTCATGCTCGAAGACGACATCGTTGAAATTGCCGATGACGCTTTCGTCAGTCGCCACATCCATGGCCAAATCATGGTGAGAACCTTTGAAGGCCAATGATTCGGTTTGGTGGCACTCAACGCAGGCATCTCGCCCGACATAAGTCGCAACCGCAGTTTTAGGCAGACCGGTGAAATAGTCCGCGGCAACAACGCCCGTGATCAACACGACCAGAGAGACGAAGACCAGCGTCAACGGTCGCTTGAGTTGATTTCGAAGGGCGAGAAGCATGAAGAGAAAACGGGAAAGGAAGGGGAGGACGGGTCAGCAACCGACGGCGATCCGGTCCAAGTTGAGGCGGGACCTTCGAGTTTACTCGCTGGAAGCGTTCAGACCACTCTGCATCAGCTGAACCGCACGTAGCCGCATCTGATAAACAAGCGTCTCAACCGGAAGCATGTCTGCACGGGGCTTCACCAAATCGTCGCTACCAATGATTCGCGGGACGCGATTTGTTTTTGAAAACGGACTCGTCTTCTCCAGTCTTCGTGCCGTCGCCAACAATTGTTCAGCCAATCGGAAGGACTCTGCTGGTCCAGGCAATCGCTTGGAGGCAGTTTCGCCAGATTCTGAACCGGCGGCCCTCCCACTGACAGCATCGCCGAGAGGATCAATCTGAGAGTCCAAGACGGATCCATCCAGTACGCTGCCACGTTTTCGTATGACGCTCAGCACGTCGTCCAACATGCCATCGCCAGTTGGATTGAGCGGATCACCCTCAAGTGCTTTCTGAATCTTTTCCTCCGCTTCGTCCGCGGGTGTACCGTTGGGCGTCTCAACCGTCGGCAACTCCAATTCCTTCCAATCGTCCGTGGGCGGCTGAGCGATCACCGTCGTTGATATCGACATCAACATCACGGCGAGCGTCATTCTGCCGCCAAACCACCGATTTTTCTTCTCAAAGTGATCCATGGGTCCATCCGTTGGGAGTGTCATCGGGTTCCATCTTGTTCAGGACGCGGTGCTTTGCGGCCGGGCATTTGAGCCGGTGGCACAGCAACGATTCTTCCGCCGCCAGGCGTACTCGCCGAAACCAATCGAGATGTTGCGGCCGCTCTTCGGCGAAGCGGAGCCAAAGCTCGATCCGCGTGCATTGTGACATCAGACAACAATGCGTCCACTCGATTTCGCAAAACACCCGATGCGGCAAGAGCCGGAATTGCGACCAGCAATCCACCAACCGTCGTGACCAGCGCCTGGTAAATACCCTCCGCCAAGTCACCAGCACCGGCGACACCACGTGTCGCCGCGACTTGACGAAATGCGAAGATCATTCCCGTCACGGTTCCGAGCAACCCGACCATCGGTGCCAAATTCGCAATCATCGCCAAGTAGTCGATTCGCCGAAGCATCCGAGACGATTGGTCGACCAATGCGTCCTCGACTGACTTTTCGACTTCCGGCCATCCGTACTCTCGATGATTCAATCCAACCGCAATGATCCCCGCCAGAACGCTGGGTTTCTGACGCAGCAACGTCTCAGCTTCCGCGACGCGAGAAGACTGCAAGGCAGCTGCCACTTCTTCGCTCAGCTTATCAGGAACCACATCTTGACAACGAAGCGCCAACGATTGATCGACCACCAAGTAAACCGCCGCGATACTGAATGACAACAGTACAAACAGGATCATCAACCCAGGAATCCCACCGCTGGTCACGATCGACCATATCGACTCCGGTTTCCCGGCTGGGACTTCTCCTTGAGAGAGCATCTGCGCCCATAGCATGTTGTTAGCAAGATCCGGCAGCTTGTTTCCAATCATCGTTCTCCATCCACTGCTCGGCCAACCGACAACAAAAACTCCGCATCGGCGAGCAATGGATCACTCCACGCCAAACGCAGCACACCGTCACGCTGCAATCTCTGAATCAATTGCTCGTGTTCTTCTCGCAAACGAATTTCGATGCGATCAACTCGCGCCTTCGCTTGAACCCACGAAAGCACCAGCATCGAAAAGATCGCCACAGGCAAAACAGACAAGAGCAAGCTGGTCAGCATCATCGACACATCGGGACGCGGAAACTTGCCTAAATCTCCTGCGACGCCTTCGGCTTGCAACACGTCTCGCATCGTCGAATAACTTGCGTCGAAGTAGCCTCTGTACAGTGCCACGAGTGGCCCGGTCATCAACAGCCAAAACAGCAGTGTTCCAGCGAGCCCCGCCACATTGGCGAACCAAGTCGTCGCGGAACCTTGGCTGATCGCGGTATCAAACGACTTCTGCGATGACTCCTGCAAAGTTTCGATCCCCGCCAAGGATGCAACCGGTGCGTCGGGCGAAGACTCGATCTCCGTTTCGATCGTTCCATGGCGGAGTTTGTTCAGCTCAGCCCGAAAACGTCTTGCCATCGGCCCCAATCGATCCGCCACCGAGGCCGCTGTTCGTTGTCGCAATCCGGTCCGCAAATCCATGTCAGCGGCTCGTTGATCACTCACGTTTCGAGCCCCCGCGTAAACGGCACCGATCAACGAAGGCAACGACCCCGACAATGACAACAACACACGATCCCACGCACCGTGAGTCAAATTCAGCAATGACAACAGCGTTCGATAAGGAAACCAAATCGCGGCAGTGTCAGCCATCAGCGAAAGACGCAGCCGACTGCGAATCGCGGCTCGTAGTGGCGTCGTTCCACCGAGCAACGTTCCCGCCACTTCGGAAGGCAAACGCGTCGCTTCCGCATTCAGTCGATCAACGGCATTGGTTAATTCTGGCAACTGAGTTTGCAACACAGAGGCTACCGCTGCGGAGAAACGTGCATCCAAAGCGGACAGCCGAGTGCTCCGACGTTGGTCACCGCCGCCCGATTCGCAGATGGCTTCTTCAATTCGGCGTCCCAAGGTCTCAGCCAGTTGGATGCCGATTTCATCTTCACCACGAGCGTCGATTTCAAAATCGCTGACAATCACCGCGGGAGCAATCTGGCTCTGTGGTGCCGTCGATCGCAAACGTGCAACCAAAGCCTCGACGTCGGCATCCAACGAATCATCATTGACGTCGGCCATGTTCACGACGGGAATGACGACGGTGCCTTCGGAGGCGGCTGCCAACCCCGATACACGCTGGCTTCGCAATTGATCGCGTCGAATGACCATCACCAAGACAGACGCGGTCGACAACGCTCGCTCAGCCACTCCCGCGATCGCCCGTCGATCATCGGTTGCGCCCGGAGCGTCGACCAGCAAGTAAGGCGAACCGATCGATCGCATTTTGCCGGCGTCGCACGCCAGAAAACGTTCGTGGCGAGCATCCAAGTCAGCAGGCGGTTTCGGTCCGATCCAAGTCAGTTTTTCAGTCGCTTCGTCAAGCGAGTTGCCGCTTCGAATCGCATCGACCGGACCGCCTCGAATCATTTGGCGAACCAACCATGACTTGCCCTGTCCGGTTGCTCCCACGACGGCGACGACGACCGAATTGGATGCTCGGTCGGTCAAAATCATTTCGCGAGCTTCCGCATGATCGCGGCAGAGTTCGCCAATCTCACGCCCAGTTTGGCTGTTGCCCAGCACCCGGTCCGCGGCGTGGTGAACACGCTGCAAAAAACGATCACCCGAGTCATCCATCACAATTGCGTTCATCGCAGGACTCCTGATTCAGCAGGTGAGCCACCGGCCCGTTTGCTCGCTCCGGTTGGCCGAGGTAACAACCGTTTCAGTTCAGCAATGAACTCATCCCGAACCCGATACAGCGACACCATTCTTTCAGGAGGTTCGCCACTGGCAATTCGCGATGGCGGCAAGGTGACGTCCACATTGCCCACTCGTACGTCCATCGGTGGATCTGGCCGAGCCACACCGAGCTCATCACACAGCACCGCCAAAAAATCAGCGAGTTGTTGACGTGCGGCCTGTTGGCTGACGTCTTGCGTTCCCCGATTAGCTGCCCACATCGTCGACATGATCGTCAGCCCCGCAGCAGCCAGCATCTCTGGAATCGATGCGGCCAGAATTGCATTGGCACCTAGATCAACAGGAATCATCAGCACCGCACCAAAGGTTGCAAAGAGTGCCGCGAGTGGAGTCAGTCCCGTCGCGATCTTTCGATGCACAGGCACTTCGGACCACATTTGCCGAACAGCGGTATCCAAACGTCGCGGATCCAACGTCGTAAAATCATCTTGTTCGAATCGCAAGACCGCTCGCTCGACCGGTTCACGGAATGCCGAAACACCGTCCTCCGACGCTGACGTGTGATCCGAAGTCTCGGCAAGATGTGTCAAAACCGTCGTTCCACCATGGCGTTCAATCTCGTTGATCAAACCGGTTGGCTCAATCAGCCCACCATATTCACCACTTCGGAATCGCCCTTTGATATCATCGGCGGCGCGGCGTGACACGGCCGTCGGCGTTAGATTGCGAATGAAGTCACCCGCCCCTCCGACGACGCGTCGCAGCGTCGCGTTCAGGCGAACTCCCCAGCGAGCGTACCAAGGTGCGGTCGCCGCGAACGATTCACTGAGCTGGCGAATAATGCGTTCGCTCTGATGCAAGCGCAGCTCAATCACCTCGCCGCCAATTTTTCGATGAGCGAAATATTCCAACGCCGAATCCAGCAACACCTGTTGGCACTGACGCGTTTTCTCAAACGACTGATCCGCATCCCGCCGAATCGACTCCAGGCCCTGGTTCCAAACCGCATCTTCTAAGTTGATTCGAAGGGCTTGATGCAATTGCGAAAACAGAACTCCGCGGTCCAGCTTGGACGGCAACGCCTGCAACAATCGATCCTCATCAATCGCCGCGGGTGGATTGCTATCAGGATCTTCGCTAACGGAAAAGAACACCGGCAATGGATCGGGATCGTCTTCTCGCTGAAGGTCTGATTCCTGCGCAGAGATTGCATCGCGTTGCGGATGCTGACCACCAAACGCCGGGATGAAAGGGCGGCTCGAAGGAACATCAAAGTCGTAAGCGGCATAGAGCGTTCCGACACCATATTTTTGAACCAAAGGTGCAAACGTTTCGTGCACTTGGTCCGGTGTTTGCCGCGGACGCACCTTGTTGACCGCCAACATTCGAGGCACACCTGGCATTAAATCGGAAGCAATGCGAAGCAAATCCGCCAGTGTCGTGTCGCGAGATGATTCAGCGCCGGTCACGATCAAGAACGCGGAACACAACGTCGCCGCGCGGCCCAACAATTCGCGACGTTGTTCAGGTGATCCCAACCCAAACTCTTCATCCGAAACGATGTCAGGACAATCCAGCAAACCAACGCCAACTTCGTCGAGCCCGGGATCGGTGCCCAACAACGGCACGGACAACAACGATGCATCGCCGTCTCGATTGTTGTACTGCTCTGCCGCGATATCAGGATCGAGAGACAACTCCTCGGGCGCGTTGCCCAGCGAATCACCGATTCGCGTGATCAGAAGACTCCATAGCTCCACGTCCGAGCGCCAACTCTGTGGCAACCACAAGACAAATCGATGCGTCCCATGCCGGTTGCTCGTTCCTCGTAGCGTTCGGCGTTGGCCGGCTTCCGATAGAAACGAACTGACCAGGCTCGTCTTCCCGCTATTCAGCATTCCGGAAACAGCGATCGTGGGTCGATCGATCAATTTGGAAGCGGTGTGAAGTCGTCGCCCCGCCGCCAAGGTGGCCTGCGATTGTGCCGTTTCAATCCGCCGCAACGCAGTCAGATAGCTCTCGCGACCTTCACTGGGCGCAATTCGCGAAACCGCTGCCCGTCGATCATCGTCTTCCAACAAAGACAGCAACGCCGGCCAATCCACCGACGAGTCTTTTGTGGAACGTCGCAATGGAAACATGAACGATTCGACGCCAACGACTTAGCAATGAAACTGAACTTGGCGAACCGAACCCGCCGTGACCTCTATCATCATGATTCAATTCGACGACGACAACCAGTCGGAGGAGATCACAGGGCAAACTCGCCCCTCCGATTGGTACGTACTGCGACGGAATCGGGTTGCCGTGAAAACTCGATCCTGACCGCGGTTCGATGGCGAAAGCGGT of the Rhodopirellula baltica SH 1 genome contains:
- a CDS encoding P-loop NTPase family protein, giving the protein MFPLRRSTKDSSVDWPALLSLLEDDDRRAAVSRIAPSEGRESYLTALRRIETAQSQATLAAGRRLHTASKLIDRPTIAVSGMLNSGKTSLVSSFLSEAGQRRTLRGTSNRHGTHRFVLWLPQSWRSDVELWSLLITRIGDSLGNAPEELSLDPDIAAEQYNNRDGDASLLSVPLLGTDPGLDEVGVGLLDCPDIVSDEEFGLGSPEQRRELLGRAATLCSAFLIVTGAESSRDTTLADLLRIASDLMPGVPRMLAVNKVRPRQTPDQVHETFAPLVQKYGVGTLYAAYDFDVPSSRPFIPAFGGQHPQRDAISAQESDLQREDDPDPLPVFFSVSEDPDSNPPAAIDEDRLLQALPSKLDRGVLFSQLHQALRINLEDAVWNQGLESIRRDADQSFEKTRQCQQVLLDSALEYFAHRKIGGEVIELRLHQSERIIRQLSESFAATAPWYARWGVRLNATLRRVVGGAGDFIRNLTPTAVSRRAADDIKGRFRSGEYGGLIEPTGLINEIERHGGTTVLTHLAETSDHTSASEDGVSAFREPVERAVLRFEQDDFTTLDPRRLDTAVRQMWSEVPVHRKIATGLTPLAALFATFGAVLMIPVDLGANAILAASIPEMLAAAGLTIMSTMWAANRGTQDVSQQAARQQLADFLAVLCDELGVARPDPPMDVRVGNVDVTLPPSRIASGEPPERMVSLYRVRDEFIAELKRLLPRPTGASKRAGGSPAESGVLR
- a CDS encoding HEAT repeat domain-containing protein — its product is MLLALRNQLKRPLTLVFVSLVVLITGVVAADYFTGLPKTAVATYVGRDACVECHQTESLAFKGSHHDLAMDVATDESVIGNFNDVVFEHDGLQNRLFRDGGRFMVHTEGPDGEMQDFEVKYVFGVDPLQQYMVEFDRDPEASEDEIGRLQVLRISWDTQREEWFYLRPPDVPEKLEPDDPLHWTGVAQRWQTMCADCHSTNLKTNHDVETLTYHTTFSEIDVSCEACHGPASLHIEMARGNSLFWDRHHGYGLAQLKGEDATGQLEACAPCHSRRSVMDADYQAGDPFCSHFNLELLRGDTYHDDGQIKDEVYVYGSFVQSKMFHKGIRCTDCHDPHSLELKHPGNETCTSCHQHAAGKYDVPSHHHHAVGSEGAKCVNCHMPHTTYMEVDPRRDHSLRVPRPDLSVSIGTPNACSSCHVKDQLESISADKRESLTLYQDWLLAASEGDEEVADAISKTDQWCDEACEKWYGDNRQTPAHYGEILAGLRTGDSGIVSKALRYVTQPPEIAPVLARATTLDELLQNGRGREAISAAKTVLKDPSEHPILRATAARVMGASSPSDAVKILMPLLKDSSQLVRSEATKALVSSGGYQTLSGTRQKQADLAIDAIEDELMLASDRAGAHMAWASLSEQRGDYLEAAKAYENAIRVQPSMSGPRTNYAAMLDQLVSAAAQSREAQSAIVQLFGGSGALNELMKQTSEKAVQLRRDELPLLGRDAKLASNNADVQYRYGLALYLSGDLPAAEKQLQRAAELAPDVEIFSTALQLLRERINQSEK
- a CDS encoding mannose-1-phosphate guanylyltransferase encodes the protein MLHAIIMAGGSGTRFWPASRKAKPKQLLSLAGDRTMIQATRDRLSSVIPAERTHVLTSVALVEPIAEQLPELRRETIVGEPCRRDTAPCVGLAAALVAHEDPDAVMLVCPSDHVILQHDKFAEGVRRGEAILAEHPDAIVTFGIKPSYPAESFGYIQRGDVIEGHEAYKVKTFREKPDSATAKKYLDEGTFSWNSGIFLWKAQTILDALEQHEPEMYSHIQAISDAIGTDDYDEVLQKEFAAIEGKSIDYAVMERHSPVVVIEAPFDWDDVGSWQAVSRLHPADEFGNAVVGSHVSVDSTGCIIHGTPGHTIATIDVHDLIVVQTADATLVAPKTSEERVREVVAALQASGSEDRI
- a CDS encoding MotA/TolQ/ExbB proton channel family protein gives rise to the protein MIGNKLPDLANNMLWAQMLSQGEVPAGKPESIWSIVTSGGIPGLMILFVLLSFSIAAVYLVVDQSLALRCQDVVPDKLSEEVAAALQSSRVAEAETLLRQKPSVLAGIIAVGLNHREYGWPEVEKSVEDALVDQSSRMLRRIDYLAMIANLAPMVGLLGTVTGMIFAFRQVAATRGVAGAGDLAEGIYQALVTTVGGLLVAIPALAASGVLRNRVDALLSDVTMHADRALAPLRRRAAATSRLVSASTPGGGRIVAVPPAQMPGRKAPRPEQDGTR